In Rana temporaria chromosome 3, aRanTem1.1, whole genome shotgun sequence, a single window of DNA contains:
- the LOC120933498 gene encoding uncharacterized protein LOC120933498, whose product MPDKFTSPDFLSQFIEMYRQLPCLWQVKSKDYSNRDKKHEALSKLVELCKAVCPNPTIDYVRNKIANIRTVFKKELNKVRVSQTSGAGTDEIYEPRLWYYESLRFLTDQVEARASVCSLSGTSAASPNSEDEEQDNVEDLPISQLLQEQESQEDMFTSRPALPPLARKKKRSLDSATCSFLDKAASALQNKSDESDGFGVMIANKHRKMTDQQREFAERLVLEVLAKGIRGELSAKTKLIEEQPPTTYQAPMHFAQTQASNHQTGQWQYPSGQVHSSPWGPTYTNI is encoded by the exons ATGCCGGACAAGTTCACCTCCCCTGATTTTTTATCCCAGTTCATTGAAATGTACAGGCAGCTGCCCTGTTTATGGCAAGTAAAATCCAAAGATTATTCCAACCGTGATAAAAAACATGAAGCCCTGAGTAAACTTGTCGAACTGTGTAAAGCGGTGTGCCCAAATCCAACAATTGATTATGTGAGGAATAAAATTGCCAATATACGAACCGTATTCAAAAAAGAACTGAACAAGGTTCGTGTTTCACAGACATCTGGGGCAGGAACAGATGAAATTTATGAACCACGGCTGTGGTATTATGAAAGTCTGCGCTTTCTGACAGACCAGGTTGAAGCCAGAGCATCAGTGTGCAGCCTTTCAGGAACATCTGCTGCATCTCCAAACTCAGAGGATGAGGAACAGGACAATGTAGAGGATCTACCCATATCACAG CTTCTGCAGGAGCAAGAATCACAAGAAGACATGTTCACGTCCAGGCCTGCTCTTCCACCCCTGgctaggaagaaaaaaagaagtctAGATTCGGCTACATGTTCCTTTCTGGATAAGGCTGCATCGGCATTGCAGAACAAGTCCGATGAATCTGATGGGTTTGGAGTCATGATTGCCAACAAGCATAGAAAAATGACTGACCAACAAAGAGAATTTGCAGAGAGACTGGTTTTAGAAGTTCTTGCAAAGGGTATCAGAGGAGAATTGAGCGCTAAGACAAAATTAATAGAGGAACAGCCACCAACAACTTACCAGGCACCCATGCATTTTGCCCAAACGCAAGCATCCAACCACCAGACTGGACAATGGCAATATCCCTCCGGCCAAGTTCATAGTTCTCCTTGGGGTCCAACTTATACCAACATATAA